A section of the Rhizomicrobium sp. genome encodes:
- a CDS encoding transcriptional activator RfaH: protein MEWDGKIDPHVSLAHLIKFWGFCCNASWGFCRAMRAAANPQDTPSGPAPAPSVRAIQSVPGAQAMRAADLYVSRWYVVQVQPHAENRAGFHLERQGYRLFCPRIHRTIRHARKVTRTLVPLFPGYLFLNLDIAHEQWRAVNGTTGVARLIAHGDTPQPVPIGVVEALRAQLDEDGAVARHTAFEIGQAVRIVDGPFADLVGKLEKLDAPGRVRVLLDLLGRSVSVTLRTEVLVSAA, encoded by the coding sequence GAATGGGATGGCAAGATTGATCCACATGTCAGCCTAGCACATCTCATCAAGTTTTGGGGCTTTTGCTGCAATGCGTCGTGGGGCTTTTGTCGGGCAATGAGAGCGGCTGCAAATCCGCAAGACACGCCCTCGGGCCCGGCGCCCGCGCCGTCCGTGCGCGCCATACAGTCGGTTCCGGGCGCGCAAGCGATGCGCGCCGCGGATTTGTATGTCTCCCGCTGGTACGTTGTCCAAGTCCAGCCGCATGCGGAGAACCGTGCGGGCTTCCATCTCGAGCGGCAGGGTTATCGCCTTTTCTGCCCGCGCATCCACCGGACGATACGCCACGCCCGCAAGGTAACGCGCACGCTTGTGCCGCTGTTTCCCGGCTATCTCTTTCTAAACCTCGATATTGCGCATGAGCAATGGCGCGCCGTGAACGGTACGACCGGCGTTGCGCGCCTCATCGCGCACGGCGATACGCCGCAGCCGGTGCCGATCGGCGTGGTCGAGGCGCTTCGTGCGCAACTCGACGAAGACGGCGCGGTCGCGCGCCACACGGCATTCGAGATCGGCCAGGCTGTACGCATCGTCGACGGCCCATTCGCCGATCTGGTGGGAAAACTCGAAAAGCTTGATGCACCGGGCCGGGTGCGCGTGCTGCTGGATCTTCTCGGACGCTCCGTGTCGGTGACGTTGCGCACCGAGGTGCTGGTGTCCGCCGCCTGA
- a CDS encoding transcriptional activator RfaH translates to MDKVIATGARWYVLQTQPHAENRAIANLERQGFHVFCPRIRKTVRHARAVKQVFSPLFPGYVFLERDIAIESWRSVNGTFGVMRLITQGEAPQPVPHGIVEALQSRMGGDGAMNWAPSFKIGQAIRITEGPFTDLIGTLEQLDASGRVRVLLDLLGRAVSVALRQEALAPAA, encoded by the coding sequence ATGGACAAGGTCATCGCGACCGGAGCGCGCTGGTACGTCCTCCAAACCCAGCCCCACGCCGAAAACCGCGCCATCGCCAATCTGGAGCGCCAGGGCTTCCACGTCTTCTGCCCCCGCATCCGCAAAACTGTCCGCCATGCCCGCGCGGTGAAGCAGGTTTTCTCGCCGCTGTTCCCCGGCTATGTGTTTCTGGAACGCGACATCGCGATCGAGTCCTGGCGCAGCGTCAACGGCACGTTCGGCGTCATGCGCCTGATCACCCAAGGCGAAGCGCCACAGCCCGTTCCGCACGGCATCGTCGAAGCCCTGCAGTCCCGCATGGGCGGCGACGGCGCGATGAACTGGGCACCGAGCTTCAAGATCGGCCAGGCCATCCGCATCACGGAGGGCCCCTTCACGGATCTGATCGGTACGCTCGAACAACTCGACGCCTCCGGCCGCGTCCGCGTGCTGCTCGATCTGTTGGGCCGCGCCGTCTCGGTGGCCTTGCGCCAGGAAGCGCTCGCGCCGGCGGCGTGA
- the rfbB gene encoding dTDP-glucose 4,6-dehydratase — MTILTTGCAGFIGSNFVHTWLAQADEAVINLDCLTYAGNLANLAPLRGDQRHVFVRGSIGDSALVGRLLSEHRPRAVINFAAESHVDRSIHGPGDFIQTNVVGTFNLLEAVRGYWSDLPPEQKDAFRFLHVSTDEVYGTLDADEAPFKESDTYEPNSPYSASKAASDHLVRAWHHTYGLPVLTTNCSNNYGPYHFPEKLIPLIILNALAGKPLPIYGDGLQVRDWLYVEDHCRAIIRVLQAGRVGETYNIGGWNEMANLDVVKTVCAILGELRPKADGKSYADQVTYVKDRPGHDRRYAIDAGKIERELGWKPQETFDTGIRKTVQWYLDNQAWVEGVTSGGYRQWIDRQYGT, encoded by the coding sequence GTGACCATCCTCACCACGGGCTGCGCCGGTTTCATCGGCAGCAATTTCGTCCACACCTGGCTGGCCCAGGCGGACGAGGCTGTGATCAACCTGGATTGCCTGACCTATGCCGGCAATCTCGCCAACCTCGCGCCTTTGCGCGGCGATCAGCGGCACGTATTCGTCCGCGGCAGCATCGGCGACAGTGCGCTGGTCGGACGATTGCTGAGCGAGCATCGTCCGCGCGCGGTGATCAATTTCGCTGCCGAGTCGCATGTCGATCGCTCGATCCATGGCCCGGGAGACTTCATCCAGACCAATGTGGTCGGCACCTTCAATCTGCTCGAAGCCGTGCGCGGCTATTGGAGTGATCTGCCGCCCGAGCAGAAAGACGCGTTTCGCTTCCTGCACGTTTCGACCGACGAGGTGTATGGAACGCTCGATGCAGATGAGGCTCCGTTCAAGGAGAGCGACACCTACGAACCGAACTCGCCCTATTCCGCAAGCAAGGCCGCCAGCGATCATCTGGTGCGTGCCTGGCATCATACCTACGGCCTGCCGGTTCTGACGACCAACTGCAGCAACAATTACGGACCCTATCACTTCCCAGAAAAGCTCATCCCGCTGATCATCCTAAACGCACTCGCGGGCAAGCCGCTGCCGATTTATGGCGACGGATTGCAGGTTCGCGATTGGCTCTATGTCGAAGACCATTGCCGCGCCATCATTCGGGTGTTGCAGGCTGGGCGCGTCGGCGAGACCTACAATATCGGCGGCTGGAACGAGATGGCCAACCTGGATGTCGTCAAAACAGTCTGCGCCATCCTCGGCGAGCTGCGACCCAAAGCCGACGGAAAATCCTACGCCGATCAGGTCACCTATGTGAAAGACCGTCCCGGTCACGACCGGCGCTACGCCATCGACGCCGGCAAGATCGAGCGCGAGCTTGGCTGGAAGCCGCAGGAAACCTTCGATACCGGAATCCGCAAGACCGTGCAGTGGTATCTCGACAATCAAGCCTGGGTCGAGGGCGTGACCAGCGGCGGCTATCGCCAATGGATCGACCGGCAATACGGCACCTAA
- the rfbD gene encoding dTDP-4-dehydrorhamnose reductase: MTQRSILLLGANGQVGQELRHTLAALGPVIALARPDIDLANPESLRAVVRRHEPSIILNAAAYTAVDKAESEPDRAFAINATAPAVLAEEAETLGACLVHYSTDYVFDGSKSSPYVETDATGPLSVYGSSKLEGELAVRTCRKHLIFRTSWVVSAHGQNFIKTMLRLAGERDVLRVVADQFGAPTSAALLADITAKTLSQLAAAKAGDSRWGLYHTVAGGETSWHGLAKHVIARARQTGIALKAEPQSVMPITTAEYPTPAMRPKNSRLDTSKLRAAFNLTLPDWTDDVDAVLDQLLPATAT, encoded by the coding sequence GTGACGCAGCGCTCCATCCTGCTGCTCGGCGCCAACGGCCAGGTCGGCCAGGAATTGCGCCATACGCTAGCTGCGCTGGGTCCGGTCATCGCGCTCGCCAGACCTGATATCGATCTTGCCAATCCTGAGTCTTTGCGCGCAGTTGTGCGCCGGCATGAACCCAGCATCATCCTCAACGCGGCTGCCTACACAGCCGTCGACAAGGCCGAAAGCGAGCCGGATCGTGCTTTCGCGATTAACGCGACGGCGCCGGCTGTCCTTGCCGAAGAAGCGGAAACGCTCGGGGCTTGCTTGGTTCACTATTCGACGGACTATGTGTTCGACGGGAGTAAGTCTTCACCGTATGTCGAAACAGACGCGACGGGACCGTTGTCGGTCTATGGCAGCAGCAAGCTGGAGGGCGAGCTTGCCGTGCGGACCTGCCGAAAGCATCTGATTTTTCGCACCAGCTGGGTCGTCAGCGCCCACGGCCAGAATTTCATCAAGACCATGTTGCGCCTGGCCGGCGAGCGCGACGTGTTGCGCGTGGTAGCCGATCAGTTCGGCGCGCCGACCTCCGCCGCCTTGCTCGCCGACATCACCGCTAAGACTCTTTCACAGCTTGCCGCGGCAAAGGCCGGCGACAGCCGCTGGGGACTTTATCACACAGTGGCGGGCGGCGAGACCAGCTGGCACGGGCTTGCCAAACATGTTATCGCGCGAGCCCGCCAAACGGGCATTGCTCTCAAGGCCGAGCCGCAATCCGTCATGCCGATAACGACCGCGGAATACCCAACGCCGGCAATGCGGCCAAAGAATTCGCGTCTCGATACATCCAAGCTTCGGGCGGCGTTCAACCTCACGCTGCCGGATTGGACCGACGACGTCGACGCCGTACTCGACCAGCTTTTGCCCGCGACGGCGACATGA